GGGCCTGGACGAGGAGGCAAGCCGCTGGATCCTGGACCAGGGGGTGGTGAACGTGTGCACGGACGCTCCCAGCACGGACAACCCCGCGGATCTGAGCTATCCCAACCATCGGGTGCACGGGGAGCGGGAGGTCATCCACACGGAGATCGTGAACAACATCGAACGCATCCCCCGACACGATGGGTTCTACGTCATGTTCCTGCCCTTACGGTTCGTGGGCCTGTCGGGTTCCCCGGTTCGAGCCCTGGCCCTCTGGGAAGAATAAACCGATAGGGAAGGAGGGGATGGAGATGCCCTTGATCCGCGTGAGCTCGTTCCCGCAGTCCAAGGAGACCCGCAAGGCCCTGGCGGAGGAGATCACGGAGGTGGTCCACCGCCACACCCAGATCCCCAGGGAGTACATCTGGGTGATCTTCGACCCCGTCCCTCAGGAGAACTGGGCGGTGGCGGGCCGCCTGGTCTCGGAGCAGTGAACGGAGTACACCGCGAAGGTGGAGCCGAGAGGGACCGGACGGTTCTCCCTGGAGGATAAACGGGCCCTGGTGACGGGCGCGAGCCGGGGGCTCGGGGAGGCCATCGCGGTGGGCCTCGCGGAGGCAGGGGCTCACGTGGCGGTGGCCGGCCGCAGCCGGCCTGACCTCGAGCGGGTCGCTCGGCGCATCCAGGATCTGGGTCGGAGAGCGGTGGTGGTGCAGGCGGATGTCACCAGGGTCCAGGATGCTCAGCGGATGGTGGAGGAGGCGGAGGAACGGCTGGGCCCTCTGCACATCCTCGTGAACAACGCGGGGGTCAACCTCCCGCGCCCCGCCCTGGAGGTCACGGAGGAGGAGTGGGACCTGGTGCTGAACACAAACCTCAAGGGCCTGTTCTTCGTCGCCCAGGCCGCGGGCCGACGGATGGTCGAGCGGCGTTACGGCCGCATCGTGAACATGGCCTCCCAGATGGGGTTCGTGGGATTCTACTTCCGCGCGGCCTACTGCGCCAGCAAGGCAGGGGTCGTGAACCTGACCCGGGTCCTGGCCGTGGAATGGGCCCCCTACGGCGTGACGGTGAACGCGGTGGCCCCCACCTTCGTGGAGACCCCCATGACCCGGGGCATGCTGGAGGATCCCTGGTTCCGGGAAGAGGTCCTGCGCCGCATCCCCCTGAGGCGTCTGGCGGACCCTCAGGACGTGGTGGATGCGGTTCGGTATCTCGCCTCGGACGCCGCGGCCATGGTCACAGGACACACGCTCCTGGTGGACGGAGGTTGGGTCGCCTGGTGAGGAGGGGATTGTGCGGGAGTACCTGAAGCGCGCTTCTCCGAAGGTGGAGGGGGATCGGCGCGCGGTCGAGGAGACGGTGCGCGGGATCCTGGAGGACGTGCGGCGGCGGGGGGAAGAGGCCGTGCGGGAATACTCCCGGCGGTTCGACGGGTGGGATCCTCCCCGGTTCCGGGTGACGGAGGAGGAGATCGAGCGGGCCTGCCGGTCTCTGCCCGCGGCGCTGCTGGAGGACATCAGGTTCGCCGCGGAACAGGTGCGCTCCTTCGCCCGGTTGCAGCGGGAGACCCTGGGCCCTCTCGAGGTGGAGGTCCGGCCCGGCGTGATCCTGGGCCACCGGCACATCCCCGTGGCCTCCGTGGGGTGCTACGTGCCGGGCGGGCGCTACCCCCTCATCGCATCGGCCATCATGAGCATCGTCACCGCCAGAGCGGCCGGGGTCGAGCGGGTCGTGGCATGTGCCCCCCCGCGGGGGGAGGGCATCTATCCGGCCACCCTGGTGGCCATGGCGGTGGCGGGGGCGGACGAGATCTACTGCCTGGGAGGCGTGCAGGCCCTCGCGGCCATGGCCTACGGGATCCCGGAGATCCGGCCCGTGGACATGATCGTGGGACCCGGCAACGCATATGTGGTGGAGGCAAAGCGGCAGCTGTTCGGAACCGTGGGGGTGGATCTCCTCGCGGGTCCCACGGAGATCCTCATCATCGCGGACGATGGTGCGGATCCCCACGTGGTGGCCGCAGACCTCCTGGGGCAGGCGGAGCACGGCCCGGACTCCCCCGCGGTTCTCGTGACCACGAGCCGAGACCTCGGGGTGCGGGTGCTGGAAGAGGTGGAGCGGTTCATCCCCCACCTGCCCACCCACGAGATCGTCCGGGCAGCGTGGCGGGATCGGGGGGAGGTGATCTGGGTGGACTCCGAGGAGGAGGCAGTGGCGGTGGCGGACGAGTACGCGCCGGAGCACCTGGAGGTCCAGACCAGGAACCCCTCGTGGTATCTGGAGCGGCTGCGGAACTACGGTACCCTCTTTCTGGGCGAGGAGTCCACGGTGGTCTATTCCGACAAGGCCATCGGGACCAACCACATCCTGCCCACGGGCCGGGCGGCCCGGTTCACGGGGGGGCTTTGGGTGGGGAAGTTCCTGAAAACGGTGACTTACCAGCGCCTGAGCCGGGAGGGGAGCGTGGAGGTGGCCCGGCGGGCCGCGAGCATCTCGGAGGCGGAGGGGATGATGGCCCACGCGTACACGGCCCGGTTGAGGATGGAGCGGTACGGGAGGTCCGTTTCCTGAGACGAGGGGGGAGGGACACGGTGGACATCCGGTCGTTGCAGCATTGCAGCCTTGTGGTGCGGGACCTTGAGCGCTCCCGGTGGTTCTACGGGAAGGTCCTGGGACTGGAGGAGGTCCCACGGCCGTCCACGTTCACCTTCCGGGGCGCCTGGTTCCGGCGGCAAAACGCGGAGGTGCACCTGATCTTGGCGGAGGACACCACGGCCCCGCCCGGCTTTCCGGAGGCGGGAAGCGCGAAGCGCACGGGCCTTGCCACCCACTTCGCCTTCGAGGTCGCGGACCTCGAGGCGGCCCGGGAGGAGCTCCTCCGGGCCGGGATTCCCATCCTGGGAGGTCCCATGCCGCGGGGCGATGGGGTGATGCAGCTCTACATCCAGGACCCGGACGGGTACCTGATCGAGCTCTTCCAGCGGACCCCTGAGGGAACAGGAGGGCCGGAGCGGGGAGCGGTCAGGGAGTGAAGGACCGTGCTCCGAAGGCCACTCCGGGTCGTGATCGCGGGCGGATCCCTCGGCGGTCTGAATGCGGGGTTGTGGCTTCGCTCCGTCGGCTGTGAGGTCACCATTTACGAGCGGTCCTCGCACCTCCTGGAGGGCCGGGGGGTGGGAATCGTCCTGCATCCGGCCACCGTCCGGTACCTGATGGACCACGGGATGAGACTTTCTTCGTTGGCGGCCGCGGTCCGGAAGCTGCGGTACCTGGATCGCGGCGGTGCGGTGGCCCACGAGGCGCCCTGCCGCTACTGGTTCGCCTCGTACTCCTCCCTGTACCGCGCCTACCTGGGATTCTTCGGGCGGGAGGGGTACCGCTTGGGGTGCGAGGTCTGCGCCCAGGAAGAACAGGAAGCGGGGGTCAGGATCCGGCTCGCGGACGGGACCGAGAAAACCGCGGATCTCCTCGTGTGGGCGGACGGCATCCGATCCACGGGCCGTGAATGGATCGCCCCGGGAGTTTCCTTAGAGTACGCGGGATACCTGGCCTGGCGGGGGACGGTGGGCAGGCAAGAGATCTCCCCGAGCACCTTCGCGTGGCTTTCGGAGTCCATCACGTACTTCCTCCTGCAGCCCGGTCATGCCCTGGCTTACCCCATCGTGCAGCCGGACGAGGGAGGGGGAGGGGGAAGCCGGATCAACTGGGTGTGGTACTGGAACGTGGATCCCACGCACCTGGACGCCTTCATGACGGATCGGGAGGGGGTCCGGCAGCCCGTCTCGGTTCCCCCGGGGAGCGTTCGGGAGGATCTGGTCCATCGGCTGCGGGAACGGGCCCGGGACGAACTTCCCCCGCAGCTGGCGGAGGTGGTCGTCAGTACCCCCCGTCCCTTCCTCCAGCTGATCGGGGATGTGGAGATCCACCGGATGGCTTCCCGGCGGACGTGTCTGGTGGGGGATGCGGCCTTCGTGGCC
This genomic interval from Armatimonadota bacterium contains the following:
- a CDS encoding pyridine nucleotide-disulfide oxidoreductase — translated: MLRRPLRVVIAGGSLGGLNAGLWLRSVGCEVTIYERSSHLLEGRGVGIVLHPATVRYLMDHGMRLSSLAAAVRKLRYLDRGGAVAHEAPCRYWFASYSSLYRAYLGFFGREGYRLGCEVCAQEEQEAGVRIRLADGTEKTADLLVWADGIRSTGREWIAPGVSLEYAGYLAWRGTVGRQEISPSTFAWLSESITYFLLQPGHALAYPIVQPDEGGGGGSRINWVWYWNVDPTHLDAFMTDREGVRQPVSVPPGSVREDLVHRLRERARDELPPQLAEVVVSTPRPFLQLIGDVEIHRMASRRTCLVGDAAFVARPHIAAGTAKAAEDAWQLSQALVRCGGDVEAALRLWEPRQRELGALVVARAREVGRRMQVEGTWPVGAPLPYGLYRPGDSEFEESGEGEAGEERGA
- a CDS encoding VOC family protein translates to MDIRSLQHCSLVVRDLERSRWFYGKVLGLEEVPRPSTFTFRGAWFRRQNAEVHLILAEDTTAPPGFPEAGSAKRTGLATHFAFEVADLEAAREELLRAGIPILGGPMPRGDGVMQLYIQDPDGYLIELFQRTPEGTGGPERGAVRE
- the hisD gene encoding histidinol dehydrogenase; the protein is MREYLKRASPKVEGDRRAVEETVRGILEDVRRRGEEAVREYSRRFDGWDPPRFRVTEEEIERACRSLPAALLEDIRFAAEQVRSFARLQRETLGPLEVEVRPGVILGHRHIPVASVGCYVPGGRYPLIASAIMSIVTARAAGVERVVACAPPRGEGIYPATLVAMAVAGADEIYCLGGVQALAAMAYGIPEIRPVDMIVGPGNAYVVEAKRQLFGTVGVDLLAGPTEILIIADDGADPHVVAADLLGQAEHGPDSPAVLVTTSRDLGVRVLEEVERFIPHLPTHEIVRAAWRDRGEVIWVDSEEEAVAVADEYAPEHLEVQTRNPSWYLERLRNYGTLFLGEESTVVYSDKAIGTNHILPTGRAARFTGGLWVGKFLKTVTYQRLSREGSVEVARRAASISEAEGMMAHAYTARLRMERYGRSVS
- a CDS encoding SDR family NAD(P)-dependent oxidoreductase; amino-acid sequence: MEPRGTGRFSLEDKRALVTGASRGLGEAIAVGLAEAGAHVAVAGRSRPDLERVARRIQDLGRRAVVVQADVTRVQDAQRMVEEAEERLGPLHILVNNAGVNLPRPALEVTEEEWDLVLNTNLKGLFFVAQAAGRRMVERRYGRIVNMASQMGFVGFYFRAAYCASKAGVVNLTRVLAVEWAPYGVTVNAVAPTFVETPMTRGMLEDPWFREEVLRRIPLRRLADPQDVVDAVRYLASDAAAMVTGHTLLVDGGWVAW
- a CDS encoding 4-oxalocrotonate tautomerase family protein, with the protein product MEMPLIRVSSFPQSKETRKALAEEITEVVHRHTQIPREYIWVIFDPVPQENWAVAGRLVSEQ